The following proteins are encoded in a genomic region of Nycticebus coucang isolate mNycCou1 chromosome 19, mNycCou1.pri, whole genome shotgun sequence:
- the MBD1 gene encoding methyl-CpG-binding domain protein 1 isoform X15 — protein MAEDWLDCPALGPGWKRREVFRKSGATCGRSDTYYQSPTGDRIRSKVELTRYLGPECDLTLFDFKQGILCYPAPKTHSLAVPSKKQKKPSKPAKTKKRQVGPQKNEIRKEAPQDETKADANTAPASVPAPGCCENCGISFSGDGTGRRRLKTLCKDCRAQRIAFNREQRMFKRVGCGECAACQVTEDCGACSTCLLQLPHDVASGLFCKCERRRCLRIVERSRGCGVCRGCQTQEDCGRCRICLRPPRPGLRRQWKCVQRRCLRHLADRLRRRHQRGQRRPPLAVAPPAGKRGRRRGSCDSKMAARRRSRAQPLPPSPPSHPTEDTELHPKALAPSPPAEFIYYCVEEDDLQPYTNRRQNRKCGACAACLRWMDCGRCDFCCDKPKFGGSNQKRQKCRWRQCLQFAMKRLLPSVWSESDDGAGSPPPCRRRKRPSSARRSHLGPTLKHGLTTRTGRPGHTHSSMKQEVGGGFVLPPPGTDLVFLREGASSPVQVPGPAAASTEALLQEAQCSGLSWVVALPQVKQEKPDAQEEWTPGTAVLTSPILVSGCPSKAVDPGVLSVKQEPPDPDEDKEEENKDDSASKSAPEEEEAGGAGTPVITEIFSLGGTRFRDTAIWLPSCCAELSL, from the exons ATGGCTGAGGACTGGCTGGACTGCCCAGCCTTGGGCCCTGGCTGGAAGCGCCGTGAGGTCTTTCGCAAGTCAGGGGCCACCTGCGGGCGCTCAGACACCTATTACCAGAG ccccacAGGAGACAGGATCCGAAGCAAAGTTGAGCTGACCCGATACCTGGGCCCTGAATGTGACCTCACCCTTTTTGACTTCAAACAAGGCATCTTGTGCTATCCAGCCCCCAAG ACACATTCATTGGCCGTCCCcagcaaaaagcaaaagaaacctTCAAAACCAGCTAAGACAAAGAAACGCCAGGTTGGACCCCAGAAGAATGAGATTAGGAAGGAGGCTCCACAGGATGAAACCAAGGCTGATGCTAACACAGCCCCAGCTTCAGTCCCTGCGCCTGG ATGCTGTGAAAACTGTGGAATCAGCTTCTCAGGGGATGGTACTGGAAGGCGGCGGCTCAAGACTTTGTGCAAGGACTGCCGAG CGCAGAGAATTGCCTTCAACCGGGAACAGAGAATGTTTAAG CGTGTAGGCTGTGGGGAGTGTGCAGCATGCCAGGTAACTGAAGACTGTGGGGCCTGCTCCACCTGCCTCCTGCAGCTGCCCCATGATGTGGCCTCAGGGCTATTCTGCAAGTGTGAGCGGAGACGCTGTCTCCGAATTGTGGAAAGG agcCGAGGGTGTGGAGTATGCCGGGGCTGTCAGACCCAAGAGGACTGTGGCCGTTGCCGCATCTGCCTTCGTCCTCCCCGCCCTGGTCTCAGGCGTCAGTGGAAGTGTGTCCAGCGACGCTGCCTACGG CACCTTGCCGACCGCCTTCGTCGCCGCCATCAACGAGGTCAGCGACGCCCTCCCTTGGCTGTGGCTCCCCCCGCT GGTAAACGTGGCCGCCGCAGGgggagctgtgactccaagatgGCTGCCCGGCGGCGTTCCCGAGCCCAGCCACTGCCTCCATCTCCCCCATCACATCCCACAGAGGACACAGAGCTG CACCCCAAAGCCCTGGCCCCCTCGCCACCTGCTGAGTTCATCTATTACTGTGTAGAGGAGGACGATCTA cagccCTACACGAACCGCCGGCAGAACCGCAAGTGCGGGGCCTGTGCAGCCTGCCTACGGTGGATGGACTGTGGCCGCTGCGACTTCTGCTGCGACAAGCCCAAATTCGGGGGCAGCAACCAGAAGCGCCAGAAGTGTCGTTGGCGCCAATGCCTGCAGTTTGCCATG AAGCGGCTGCTGCCAAGTGTCTGGTCAGAGTCTGATGATGGGGCAGGATCGCCCCCACCTTGCCGTCGTCGAAAGAGGCCCAGCTCTGCCCGACGATCCCATCTGGGCCCCACTCTGAAGCACGGCTTGACTACACGTACAGGCAGACCAGGCCATACTCATTCTTCAATGAAGCAGGAAGTAGGTGGTGGCTTTGTGTTGCCTCCGCCGGGCACTGACCTTGTGTTTTTACGGGAGGGTGCAAGCAGTCCCGTGCAAGTGCCAGGCCCTGCTGCGGCTTCCACAGAGGCCTTGTTGCAG GAGGCCCAGTGCTCTGGCCTGAGTTGGGTTGTAGCTTTACCCCAGGTGAAGCAAGAGAAGCCAGATGCCCAGGAAGAGTGGACGCCAGGCACAGCTGTCCTGACTTCTCCCATATTGGTGTCTGGCTGCCCCAGCAAG GCAGTAGACCCAGGTGTGTTGTCTGTGAAGCAAGAGCCACCTGACCCTGATGAGGACAAGGAAGAGGAGAACAAGGATGACTCTGCCTCCAAATCAGccccagaggaggaggaggcaggaggggctggCACACCTGTG
- the MBD1 gene encoding methyl-CpG-binding domain protein 1 isoform X4: MAEDWLDCPALGPGWKRREVFRKSGATCGRSDTYYQSPTGDRIRSKVELTRYLGPECDLTLFDFKQGILCYPAPKTHSLAVPSKKQKKPSKPAKTKKRQVGPQKNEIRKEAPQDETKADANTAPASVPAPGCCENCGISFSGDGTGRRRLKTLCKDCRAQRIAFNREQRMFKRVGCGECAACQVTEDCGACSTCLLQLPHDVASGLFCKCERRRCLRIVERSRGCGVCRGCQTQEDCGRCRICLRPPRPGLRRQWKCVQRRCLRHLADRLRRRHQRGQRRPPLAVAPPAGKRGRRRGSCDSKMAARRRSRAQPLPPSPPSHPTEDTELHPKALAPSPPAEFIYYCVEEDDLQPYTNRRQNRKCGACAACLRWMDCGRCDFCCDKPKFGGSNQKRQKCRWRQCLQFAMKRLLPSVWSESDDGAGSPPPCRRRKRPSSARRSHLGPTLKHGLTTRTGRPGHTHSSMKQEVGGGFVLPPPGTDLVFLREGASSPVQVPGPAAASTEALLQEAQCSGLSWVVALPQVKQEKPDAQEEWTPGTAVLTSPILVSGCPSKAVDPGVLSVKQEPPDPDEDKEEENKDDSASKSAPEEEEAGGAGTPVITEIFSLGGTRFRDTAIWLPRAGSREGKMDVKCGRLRTQRRPRAQAGTQEDGLQPMSVSHHLQLR; the protein is encoded by the exons ATGGCTGAGGACTGGCTGGACTGCCCAGCCTTGGGCCCTGGCTGGAAGCGCCGTGAGGTCTTTCGCAAGTCAGGGGCCACCTGCGGGCGCTCAGACACCTATTACCAGAG ccccacAGGAGACAGGATCCGAAGCAAAGTTGAGCTGACCCGATACCTGGGCCCTGAATGTGACCTCACCCTTTTTGACTTCAAACAAGGCATCTTGTGCTATCCAGCCCCCAAG ACACATTCATTGGCCGTCCCcagcaaaaagcaaaagaaacctTCAAAACCAGCTAAGACAAAGAAACGCCAGGTTGGACCCCAGAAGAATGAGATTAGGAAGGAGGCTCCACAGGATGAAACCAAGGCTGATGCTAACACAGCCCCAGCTTCAGTCCCTGCGCCTGG ATGCTGTGAAAACTGTGGAATCAGCTTCTCAGGGGATGGTACTGGAAGGCGGCGGCTCAAGACTTTGTGCAAGGACTGCCGAG CGCAGAGAATTGCCTTCAACCGGGAACAGAGAATGTTTAAG CGTGTAGGCTGTGGGGAGTGTGCAGCATGCCAGGTAACTGAAGACTGTGGGGCCTGCTCCACCTGCCTCCTGCAGCTGCCCCATGATGTGGCCTCAGGGCTATTCTGCAAGTGTGAGCGGAGACGCTGTCTCCGAATTGTGGAAAGG agcCGAGGGTGTGGAGTATGCCGGGGCTGTCAGACCCAAGAGGACTGTGGCCGTTGCCGCATCTGCCTTCGTCCTCCCCGCCCTGGTCTCAGGCGTCAGTGGAAGTGTGTCCAGCGACGCTGCCTACGG CACCTTGCCGACCGCCTTCGTCGCCGCCATCAACGAGGTCAGCGACGCCCTCCCTTGGCTGTGGCTCCCCCCGCT GGTAAACGTGGCCGCCGCAGGgggagctgtgactccaagatgGCTGCCCGGCGGCGTTCCCGAGCCCAGCCACTGCCTCCATCTCCCCCATCACATCCCACAGAGGACACAGAGCTG CACCCCAAAGCCCTGGCCCCCTCGCCACCTGCTGAGTTCATCTATTACTGTGTAGAGGAGGACGATCTA cagccCTACACGAACCGCCGGCAGAACCGCAAGTGCGGGGCCTGTGCAGCCTGCCTACGGTGGATGGACTGTGGCCGCTGCGACTTCTGCTGCGACAAGCCCAAATTCGGGGGCAGCAACCAGAAGCGCCAGAAGTGTCGTTGGCGCCAATGCCTGCAGTTTGCCATG AAGCGGCTGCTGCCAAGTGTCTGGTCAGAGTCTGATGATGGGGCAGGATCGCCCCCACCTTGCCGTCGTCGAAAGAGGCCCAGCTCTGCCCGACGATCCCATCTGGGCCCCACTCTGAAGCACGGCTTGACTACACGTACAGGCAGACCAGGCCATACTCATTCTTCAATGAAGCAGGAAGTAGGTGGTGGCTTTGTGTTGCCTCCGCCGGGCACTGACCTTGTGTTTTTACGGGAGGGTGCAAGCAGTCCCGTGCAAGTGCCAGGCCCTGCTGCGGCTTCCACAGAGGCCTTGTTGCAG GAGGCCCAGTGCTCTGGCCTGAGTTGGGTTGTAGCTTTACCCCAGGTGAAGCAAGAGAAGCCAGATGCCCAGGAAGAGTGGACGCCAGGCACAGCTGTCCTGACTTCTCCCATATTGGTGTCTGGCTGCCCCAGCAAG GCAGTAGACCCAGGTGTGTTGTCTGTGAAGCAAGAGCCACCTGACCCTGATGAGGACAAGGAAGAGGAGAACAAGGATGACTCTGCCTCCAAATCAGccccagaggaggaggaggcaggaggggctggCACACCTGTG
- the MBD1 gene encoding methyl-CpG-binding domain protein 1 isoform X14: MAEDWLDCPALGPGWKRREVFRKSGATCGRSDTYYQSPTGDRIRSKVELTRYLGPECDLTLFDFKQGILCYPAPKTHSLAVPSKKQKKPSKPAKTKKRQVGPQKNEIRKEAPQDETKADANTAPASVPAPGCCENCGISFSGDGTGRRRLKTLCKDCRAQRIAFNREQRMFKRVGCGECAACQVTEDCGACSTCLLQLPHDVASGLFCKCERRRCLRIVERSRGCGVCRGCQTQEDCGRCRICLRPPRPGLRRQWKCVQRRCLRHLADRLRRRHQRGQRRPPLAVAPPAGKRGRRRGSCDSKMAARRRSRAQPLPPSPPSHPTEDTELHPKALAPSPPAEFIYYCVEEDDLPYTNRRQNRKCGACAACLRWMDCGRCDFCCDKPKFGGSNQKRQKCRWRQCLQFAMKRLLPSVWSESDDGAGSPPPCRRRKRPSSARRSHLGPTLKHGLTTRTGRPGHTHSSMKQEVGGGFVLPPPGTDLVFLREGASSPVQVPGPAAASTEALLQEAQCSGLSWVVALPQVKQEKPDAQEEWTPGTAVLTSPILVSGCPSKAVDPGVLSVKQEPPDPDEDKEEENKDDSASKSAPEEEEAGGAGTPVITEIFSLGGTRFRDTAIWLPRSKDLKKPGGRKQ; this comes from the exons ATGGCTGAGGACTGGCTGGACTGCCCAGCCTTGGGCCCTGGCTGGAAGCGCCGTGAGGTCTTTCGCAAGTCAGGGGCCACCTGCGGGCGCTCAGACACCTATTACCAGAG ccccacAGGAGACAGGATCCGAAGCAAAGTTGAGCTGACCCGATACCTGGGCCCTGAATGTGACCTCACCCTTTTTGACTTCAAACAAGGCATCTTGTGCTATCCAGCCCCCAAG ACACATTCATTGGCCGTCCCcagcaaaaagcaaaagaaacctTCAAAACCAGCTAAGACAAAGAAACGCCAGGTTGGACCCCAGAAGAATGAGATTAGGAAGGAGGCTCCACAGGATGAAACCAAGGCTGATGCTAACACAGCCCCAGCTTCAGTCCCTGCGCCTGG ATGCTGTGAAAACTGTGGAATCAGCTTCTCAGGGGATGGTACTGGAAGGCGGCGGCTCAAGACTTTGTGCAAGGACTGCCGAG CGCAGAGAATTGCCTTCAACCGGGAACAGAGAATGTTTAAG CGTGTAGGCTGTGGGGAGTGTGCAGCATGCCAGGTAACTGAAGACTGTGGGGCCTGCTCCACCTGCCTCCTGCAGCTGCCCCATGATGTGGCCTCAGGGCTATTCTGCAAGTGTGAGCGGAGACGCTGTCTCCGAATTGTGGAAAGG agcCGAGGGTGTGGAGTATGCCGGGGCTGTCAGACCCAAGAGGACTGTGGCCGTTGCCGCATCTGCCTTCGTCCTCCCCGCCCTGGTCTCAGGCGTCAGTGGAAGTGTGTCCAGCGACGCTGCCTACGG CACCTTGCCGACCGCCTTCGTCGCCGCCATCAACGAGGTCAGCGACGCCCTCCCTTGGCTGTGGCTCCCCCCGCT GGTAAACGTGGCCGCCGCAGGgggagctgtgactccaagatgGCTGCCCGGCGGCGTTCCCGAGCCCAGCCACTGCCTCCATCTCCCCCATCACATCCCACAGAGGACACAGAGCTG CACCCCAAAGCCCTGGCCCCCTCGCCACCTGCTGAGTTCATCTATTACTGTGTAGAGGAGGACGATCTA ccCTACACGAACCGCCGGCAGAACCGCAAGTGCGGGGCCTGTGCAGCCTGCCTACGGTGGATGGACTGTGGCCGCTGCGACTTCTGCTGCGACAAGCCCAAATTCGGGGGCAGCAACCAGAAGCGCCAGAAGTGTCGTTGGCGCCAATGCCTGCAGTTTGCCATG AAGCGGCTGCTGCCAAGTGTCTGGTCAGAGTCTGATGATGGGGCAGGATCGCCCCCACCTTGCCGTCGTCGAAAGAGGCCCAGCTCTGCCCGACGATCCCATCTGGGCCCCACTCTGAAGCACGGCTTGACTACACGTACAGGCAGACCAGGCCATACTCATTCTTCAATGAAGCAGGAAGTAGGTGGTGGCTTTGTGTTGCCTCCGCCGGGCACTGACCTTGTGTTTTTACGGGAGGGTGCAAGCAGTCCCGTGCAAGTGCCAGGCCCTGCTGCGGCTTCCACAGAGGCCTTGTTGCAG GAGGCCCAGTGCTCTGGCCTGAGTTGGGTTGTAGCTTTACCCCAGGTGAAGCAAGAGAAGCCAGATGCCCAGGAAGAGTGGACGCCAGGCACAGCTGTCCTGACTTCTCCCATATTGGTGTCTGGCTGCCCCAGCAAG GCAGTAGACCCAGGTGTGTTGTCTGTGAAGCAAGAGCCACCTGACCCTGATGAGGACAAGGAAGAGGAGAACAAGGATGACTCTGCCTCCAAATCAGccccagaggaggaggaggcaggaggggctggCACACCTGTG
- the MBD1 gene encoding methyl-CpG-binding domain protein 1 isoform X18 has product MAEDWLDCPALGPGWKRREVFRKSGATCGRSDTYYQSPTGDRIRSKVELTRYLGPECDLTLFDFKQGILCYPAPKTHSLAVPSKKQKKPSKPAKTKKRQVGPQKNEIRKEAPQDETKADANTAPASVPAPGCCENCGISFSGDGTGRRRLKTLCKDCRAQRIAFNREQRMFKRVGCGECAACQVTEDCGACSTCLLQLPHDVASGLFCKCERRRCLRIVERSRGCGVCRGCQTQEDCGRCRICLRPPRPGLRRQWKCVQRRCLRGKRGRRRGSCDSKMAARRRSRAQPLPPSPPSHPTEDTELHPKALAPSPPAEFIYYCVEEDDLQPYTNRRQNRKCGACAACLRWMDCGRCDFCCDKPKFGGSNQKRQKCRWRQCLQFAMKRLLPSVWSESDDGAGSPPPCRRRKRPSSARRSHLGPTLKHGLTTRTGRPGHTHSSMKQEVGGGFVLPPPGTDLVFLREGASSPVQVPGPAAASTEALLQEAQCSGLSWVVALPQVKQEKPDAQEEWTPGTAVLTSPILVSGCPSKAVDPGVLSVKQEPPDPDEDKEEENKDDSASKSAPEEEEAGGAGTPVITEIFSLGGTRFRDTAIWLPRSKDLKKPGGRKQ; this is encoded by the exons ATGGCTGAGGACTGGCTGGACTGCCCAGCCTTGGGCCCTGGCTGGAAGCGCCGTGAGGTCTTTCGCAAGTCAGGGGCCACCTGCGGGCGCTCAGACACCTATTACCAGAG ccccacAGGAGACAGGATCCGAAGCAAAGTTGAGCTGACCCGATACCTGGGCCCTGAATGTGACCTCACCCTTTTTGACTTCAAACAAGGCATCTTGTGCTATCCAGCCCCCAAG ACACATTCATTGGCCGTCCCcagcaaaaagcaaaagaaacctTCAAAACCAGCTAAGACAAAGAAACGCCAGGTTGGACCCCAGAAGAATGAGATTAGGAAGGAGGCTCCACAGGATGAAACCAAGGCTGATGCTAACACAGCCCCAGCTTCAGTCCCTGCGCCTGG ATGCTGTGAAAACTGTGGAATCAGCTTCTCAGGGGATGGTACTGGAAGGCGGCGGCTCAAGACTTTGTGCAAGGACTGCCGAG CGCAGAGAATTGCCTTCAACCGGGAACAGAGAATGTTTAAG CGTGTAGGCTGTGGGGAGTGTGCAGCATGCCAGGTAACTGAAGACTGTGGGGCCTGCTCCACCTGCCTCCTGCAGCTGCCCCATGATGTGGCCTCAGGGCTATTCTGCAAGTGTGAGCGGAGACGCTGTCTCCGAATTGTGGAAAGG agcCGAGGGTGTGGAGTATGCCGGGGCTGTCAGACCCAAGAGGACTGTGGCCGTTGCCGCATCTGCCTTCGTCCTCCCCGCCCTGGTCTCAGGCGTCAGTGGAAGTGTGTCCAGCGACGCTGCCTACGG GGTAAACGTGGCCGCCGCAGGgggagctgtgactccaagatgGCTGCCCGGCGGCGTTCCCGAGCCCAGCCACTGCCTCCATCTCCCCCATCACATCCCACAGAGGACACAGAGCTG CACCCCAAAGCCCTGGCCCCCTCGCCACCTGCTGAGTTCATCTATTACTGTGTAGAGGAGGACGATCTA cagccCTACACGAACCGCCGGCAGAACCGCAAGTGCGGGGCCTGTGCAGCCTGCCTACGGTGGATGGACTGTGGCCGCTGCGACTTCTGCTGCGACAAGCCCAAATTCGGGGGCAGCAACCAGAAGCGCCAGAAGTGTCGTTGGCGCCAATGCCTGCAGTTTGCCATG AAGCGGCTGCTGCCAAGTGTCTGGTCAGAGTCTGATGATGGGGCAGGATCGCCCCCACCTTGCCGTCGTCGAAAGAGGCCCAGCTCTGCCCGACGATCCCATCTGGGCCCCACTCTGAAGCACGGCTTGACTACACGTACAGGCAGACCAGGCCATACTCATTCTTCAATGAAGCAGGAAGTAGGTGGTGGCTTTGTGTTGCCTCCGCCGGGCACTGACCTTGTGTTTTTACGGGAGGGTGCAAGCAGTCCCGTGCAAGTGCCAGGCCCTGCTGCGGCTTCCACAGAGGCCTTGTTGCAG GAGGCCCAGTGCTCTGGCCTGAGTTGGGTTGTAGCTTTACCCCAGGTGAAGCAAGAGAAGCCAGATGCCCAGGAAGAGTGGACGCCAGGCACAGCTGTCCTGACTTCTCCCATATTGGTGTCTGGCTGCCCCAGCAAG GCAGTAGACCCAGGTGTGTTGTCTGTGAAGCAAGAGCCACCTGACCCTGATGAGGACAAGGAAGAGGAGAACAAGGATGACTCTGCCTCCAAATCAGccccagaggaggaggaggcaggaggggctggCACACCTGTG
- the MBD1 gene encoding methyl-CpG-binding domain protein 1 isoform X13 encodes MAEDWLDCPALGPGWKRREVFRKSGATCGRSDTYYQSPTGDRIRSKVELTRYLGPECDLTLFDFKQGILCYPAPKTHSLAVPSKKQKKPSKPAKTKKRQVGPQKNEIRKEAPQDETKADANTAPASVPAPGCCENCGISFSGDGTGRRRLKTLCKDCRAQRIAFNREQRMFKRVGCGECAACQVTEDCGACSTCLLQLPHDVASGLFCKCERRRCLRIVERSRGCGVCRGCQTQEDCGRCRICLRPPRPGLRRQWKCVQRRCLRHLADRLRRRHQRGQRRPPLAVAPPAGKRGRRRGSCDSKMAARRRSRAQPLPPSPPSHPTEDTELHPKALAPSPPAEFIYYCVEEDDLQPYTNRRQNRKCGACAACLRWMDCGRCDFCCDKPKFGGSNQKRQKCRWRQCLQFAMRLLPSVWSESDDGAGSPPPCRRRKRPSSARRSHLGPTLKHGLTTRTGRPGHTHSSMKQEVGGGFVLPPPGTDLVFLREGASSPVQVPGPAAASTEALLQEAQCSGLSWVVALPQVKQEKPDAQEEWTPGTAVLTSPILVSGCPSKAVDPGVLSVKQEPPDPDEDKEEENKDDSASKSAPEEEEAGGAGTPVITEIFSLGGTRFRDTAIWLPRSKDLKKPGGRKQ; translated from the exons ATGGCTGAGGACTGGCTGGACTGCCCAGCCTTGGGCCCTGGCTGGAAGCGCCGTGAGGTCTTTCGCAAGTCAGGGGCCACCTGCGGGCGCTCAGACACCTATTACCAGAG ccccacAGGAGACAGGATCCGAAGCAAAGTTGAGCTGACCCGATACCTGGGCCCTGAATGTGACCTCACCCTTTTTGACTTCAAACAAGGCATCTTGTGCTATCCAGCCCCCAAG ACACATTCATTGGCCGTCCCcagcaaaaagcaaaagaaacctTCAAAACCAGCTAAGACAAAGAAACGCCAGGTTGGACCCCAGAAGAATGAGATTAGGAAGGAGGCTCCACAGGATGAAACCAAGGCTGATGCTAACACAGCCCCAGCTTCAGTCCCTGCGCCTGG ATGCTGTGAAAACTGTGGAATCAGCTTCTCAGGGGATGGTACTGGAAGGCGGCGGCTCAAGACTTTGTGCAAGGACTGCCGAG CGCAGAGAATTGCCTTCAACCGGGAACAGAGAATGTTTAAG CGTGTAGGCTGTGGGGAGTGTGCAGCATGCCAGGTAACTGAAGACTGTGGGGCCTGCTCCACCTGCCTCCTGCAGCTGCCCCATGATGTGGCCTCAGGGCTATTCTGCAAGTGTGAGCGGAGACGCTGTCTCCGAATTGTGGAAAGG agcCGAGGGTGTGGAGTATGCCGGGGCTGTCAGACCCAAGAGGACTGTGGCCGTTGCCGCATCTGCCTTCGTCCTCCCCGCCCTGGTCTCAGGCGTCAGTGGAAGTGTGTCCAGCGACGCTGCCTACGG CACCTTGCCGACCGCCTTCGTCGCCGCCATCAACGAGGTCAGCGACGCCCTCCCTTGGCTGTGGCTCCCCCCGCT GGTAAACGTGGCCGCCGCAGGgggagctgtgactccaagatgGCTGCCCGGCGGCGTTCCCGAGCCCAGCCACTGCCTCCATCTCCCCCATCACATCCCACAGAGGACACAGAGCTG CACCCCAAAGCCCTGGCCCCCTCGCCACCTGCTGAGTTCATCTATTACTGTGTAGAGGAGGACGATCTA cagccCTACACGAACCGCCGGCAGAACCGCAAGTGCGGGGCCTGTGCAGCCTGCCTACGGTGGATGGACTGTGGCCGCTGCGACTTCTGCTGCGACAAGCCCAAATTCGGGGGCAGCAACCAGAAGCGCCAGAAGTGTCGTTGGCGCCAATGCCTGCAGTTTGCCATG CGGCTGCTGCCAAGTGTCTGGTCAGAGTCTGATGATGGGGCAGGATCGCCCCCACCTTGCCGTCGTCGAAAGAGGCCCAGCTCTGCCCGACGATCCCATCTGGGCCCCACTCTGAAGCACGGCTTGACTACACGTACAGGCAGACCAGGCCATACTCATTCTTCAATGAAGCAGGAAGTAGGTGGTGGCTTTGTGTTGCCTCCGCCGGGCACTGACCTTGTGTTTTTACGGGAGGGTGCAAGCAGTCCCGTGCAAGTGCCAGGCCCTGCTGCGGCTTCCACAGAGGCCTTGTTGCAG GAGGCCCAGTGCTCTGGCCTGAGTTGGGTTGTAGCTTTACCCCAGGTGAAGCAAGAGAAGCCAGATGCCCAGGAAGAGTGGACGCCAGGCACAGCTGTCCTGACTTCTCCCATATTGGTGTCTGGCTGCCCCAGCAAG GCAGTAGACCCAGGTGTGTTGTCTGTGAAGCAAGAGCCACCTGACCCTGATGAGGACAAGGAAGAGGAGAACAAGGATGACTCTGCCTCCAAATCAGccccagaggaggaggaggcaggaggggctggCACACCTGTG